In Streptomyces ambofaciens ATCC 23877, a single genomic region encodes these proteins:
- a CDS encoding DUF5133 domain-containing protein has product MLMAHPAVLKDLIEQYETLQTLHAERGTEETRRRMEDVAYTLCVSTGTRDIDSAFLAARRRLDNAVPAQDGTLLTT; this is encoded by the coding sequence ATGCTCATGGCACACCCGGCGGTGCTGAAGGACCTCATCGAGCAGTACGAGACGCTGCAGACCCTGCATGCCGAAAGGGGCACTGAGGAAACGCGTCGCCGGATGGAGGACGTCGCCTACACGCTGTGCGTCTCGACCGGCACCCGCGACATCGACTCGGCCTTCCTGGCCGCCCGGCGCCGACTGGACAACGCCGTGCCCGCGCAGGACGGCACCCTTCTCACCACCTGA
- a CDS encoding hemerythrin domain-containing protein yields the protein MSELKTPHAGDDMAKDDDVVSLLMRQHGDIRNLFDEVEAATGEERRDAFHRLVRLLAVHETAEEEVVHPFARKGFPGGEQVVKDRLAEEKAAKETLSALDEMDTDDPKFMPQLLKLRKDVQEHARAEERYEFTHIRRSTDVTNLAAMAKAIKAAEAMAPTRPHPGVESGAKNMALGPVAALMDRTKDTVRKAMGKG from the coding sequence ATGTCCGAGCTGAAGACTCCGCACGCCGGGGACGACATGGCCAAGGACGACGACGTCGTCTCCCTGCTGATGCGCCAGCACGGCGACATCCGCAACCTCTTCGACGAGGTCGAGGCCGCCACCGGCGAGGAACGCCGCGACGCCTTCCACCGTCTGGTGCGCCTGCTGGCCGTGCACGAGACGGCCGAGGAGGAGGTGGTGCACCCCTTCGCCCGCAAGGGCTTCCCCGGCGGCGAGCAGGTGGTCAAGGACCGCCTCGCCGAGGAGAAGGCCGCCAAGGAGACCTTGTCCGCACTCGACGAGATGGACACCGACGACCCGAAGTTCATGCCCCAGCTGCTCAAGCTGCGCAAGGACGTCCAGGAGCACGCGCGGGCCGAGGAACGCTACGAGTTCACCCACATCCGCCGCAGCACCGACGTCACCAACCTCGCCGCGATGGCCAAGGCCATCAAGGCCGCCGAAGCCATGGCCCCCACCCGCCCCCACCCCGGCGTCGAGTCCGGGGCGAAGAACATGGCGCTCGGACCGGTCGCCGCCCTCATGGACCGCACCAAGGACACCGTCCGCAAGGCCATGGGCAAGGGCTGA
- a CDS encoding phosphodiesterase, which produces MTVSRLARPLAGRVARWRSAPALHPHGVLCTGTLTVAGRTDARWDVPWLDRPGTYPATVRWSRALGLPRRLPDGLGLAVRVEDADGPGNTLDLLFTSSRSGRLGRHLPLLRPDALKGPYSTLLSYRMGDRDRVLAAFPASDADATSGDTLPTLWQELARRPVRFDLRAAAPDEPWTTFASLSLEAAHTAPATSTVSYDPYAHSLPGLRPTGRLRRLRDAAYAGSRHGRTTA; this is translated from the coding sequence ATGACCGTCAGCCGCCTCGCTCGCCCTCTGGCGGGCCGGGTGGCCCGGTGGCGCTCGGCACCGGCCCTGCACCCCCACGGCGTGCTGTGCACGGGAACGCTGACCGTGGCCGGCCGCACGGACGCCCGCTGGGACGTGCCCTGGCTGGACCGGCCCGGCACCTACCCGGCGACGGTGCGCTGGTCCCGGGCGCTCGGACTGCCCCGAAGGCTGCCGGACGGCCTGGGCCTGGCCGTGCGCGTCGAGGACGCCGACGGCCCCGGCAACACACTCGACCTGCTGTTCACCTCCAGCCGAAGCGGCCGGCTCGGCCGGCACCTGCCGCTGCTGCGACCCGACGCCCTGAAGGGGCCGTACTCCACCCTGCTGTCCTACCGGATGGGAGATCGCGACCGGGTACTGGCGGCCTTCCCCGCCTCGGATGCGGACGCCACCTCTGGAGACACCCTGCCGACGCTGTGGCAGGAACTCGCCCGCCGGCCCGTCCGCTTCGACCTGCGCGCGGCCGCCCCCGACGAGCCGTGGACCACCTTCGCGTCCCTGTCCCTGGAAGCCGCGCACACCGCCCCGGCCACCAGCACCGTGTCCTACGACCCCTACGCCCACAGCCTTCCCGGACTCCGGCCCACCGGACGACTGCGCCGCCTGCGCGACGCCGCCTACGCCGGCTCCCGCCACGGACGAACCACCGCCTGA
- a CDS encoding PP2C family protein-serine/threonine phosphatase, whose amino-acid sequence MSAGALGRALSRLLEDSHTATFDQLPALLGAAARRAGAGGARLFVADLQEDVLREVTGVGLDAGHGGQEARIEGTLPGRAYRMLRITTTPTGSTCWSPVLDGAERLGVLRVDPAPGTTTVPDQDVVRALASMAGLLLVSKRNNSDAHARLTRTREMSVPAEMQWTLMPPRTFANDRLTVSAVMEPAYQVAGDAFDYAIADDHAHLAVFDAMGHDTAAGLTASLAMATCRSHRRSGSPLAAVSHAIEETLMEQFGHSRYVTGILADLDLATGQLSWVNRGHLLPVVIRGGRWVTTLHCSPAGPMGTGLGLPAHGCTDQLEPGDRLLLFTDGITEARGAHGELFGVERFTDFLIRHHADGLPVAETLRRLIHAVLDHHDSRLEDDATVLFCEWHGKPPTAH is encoded by the coding sequence GTGAGTGCCGGGGCGCTGGGGCGGGCGCTGAGCCGACTGCTGGAGGACAGCCACACAGCGACGTTCGACCAGCTGCCCGCTCTGCTCGGGGCAGCCGCTCGCCGCGCGGGCGCCGGCGGGGCCCGGCTGTTCGTGGCGGACCTGCAGGAGGACGTGCTGCGGGAGGTCACCGGCGTCGGGCTGGACGCCGGCCACGGCGGGCAGGAGGCGCGCATCGAGGGCACGCTGCCCGGCCGTGCTTACCGCATGCTCCGGATCACCACCACACCCACGGGCAGTACATGCTGGTCACCGGTGCTCGACGGCGCCGAACGCCTGGGTGTCCTGCGCGTCGACCCGGCCCCCGGCACGACGACCGTTCCCGATCAGGACGTCGTGCGTGCGCTGGCCTCGATGGCCGGACTGTTGCTGGTCTCCAAGCGGAACAACAGCGACGCCCACGCCCGCCTCACCCGCACCCGGGAGATGAGCGTGCCGGCGGAGATGCAGTGGACGCTGATGCCGCCGCGCACCTTCGCCAACGACCGACTCACGGTGAGCGCGGTGATGGAGCCCGCCTACCAGGTGGCCGGCGACGCCTTCGACTACGCCATCGCCGACGACCACGCGCACCTGGCGGTCTTCGACGCCATGGGCCACGACACCGCCGCCGGCCTGACCGCCTCGCTGGCGATGGCCACCTGCCGCAGCCACCGCCGCTCGGGCAGTCCTCTGGCCGCCGTCAGCCACGCCATCGAAGAAACCCTGATGGAACAGTTCGGCCACAGCCGCTACGTCACCGGCATCCTCGCCGACCTCGACCTGGCTACCGGACAGCTGAGCTGGGTCAACCGCGGGCATCTGCTGCCGGTGGTCATCCGAGGCGGACGCTGGGTGACCACCCTGCACTGTTCACCGGCCGGTCCCATGGGCACCGGACTCGGCCTGCCGGCCCACGGGTGCACCGACCAGCTCGAGCCCGGAGACCGGCTGCTGCTGTTCACCGACGGCATCACCGAAGCCCGCGGCGCGCACGGTGAACTGTTCGGGGTGGAGCGCTTCACCGACTTCCTCATCCGCCACCACGCTGACGGCCTGCCTGTCGCGGAAACCCTGCGCCGCCTCATCCATGCTGTTCTCGACCACCACGACAGTCGCCTGGAGGACGACGCCACTGTCTTGTTCTGCGAATGGCACGGCAAGCCGCCGACCGCTCACTGA
- a CDS encoding GAF and ANTAR domain-containing protein translates to MKGGAVEEVPRRVCAAVRDGLGVDGATVSLLTDTPSRQLLAASDDAALCLEEIQFTVLEGPCISAAHTGELVAVDDLADELTPWPLFGAAMREQLPHVRSVYALPLFFGDYVLGSIDLLGLRARALHGESLEVASEVADAVAAALLPVRELIITGSRPPAWEPEPVVRAHWFDTARAVVALAERRRLSHEDALAVMRADAFRTGKTLADITADILRGPPNAP, encoded by the coding sequence GTGAAAGGCGGTGCCGTCGAAGAGGTCCCGCGCCGGGTGTGTGCGGCCGTCCGCGACGGGCTGGGGGTGGATGGTGCGACGGTGTCGCTGTTGACCGACACGCCTTCCCGCCAGCTGCTCGCCGCGTCGGACGATGCCGCGCTGTGCCTGGAGGAGATCCAGTTCACGGTGCTGGAGGGCCCCTGCATCAGTGCCGCGCACACGGGTGAGCTGGTGGCCGTGGACGACCTTGCAGACGAGCTGACACCGTGGCCGCTGTTCGGGGCGGCCATGCGGGAGCAACTGCCGCACGTGAGATCGGTGTACGCACTCCCCCTCTTCTTCGGCGACTACGTGCTGGGATCGATCGACCTGCTGGGGCTTCGGGCCCGCGCCCTGCACGGTGAGAGCTTGGAGGTGGCCTCCGAGGTGGCCGACGCGGTGGCAGCCGCGCTCCTTCCGGTACGAGAACTGATCATCACCGGTTCTCGGCCGCCTGCCTGGGAACCGGAGCCGGTCGTGCGTGCCCACTGGTTCGACACCGCGCGTGCCGTCGTGGCCCTGGCCGAGCGCCGGCGGCTGAGCCACGAGGACGCGCTGGCCGTCATGCGGGCCGATGCCTTTCGCACCGGGAAGACACTCGCGGACATCACCGCGGACATTCTGCGCGGCCCTCCGAACGCGCCCTGA
- a CDS encoding hemerythrin domain-containing protein: protein MTVSISEQDTARLGGAGSILMRQRREHARLDSMMHRYLARGMAPDGQDELWREIVQLVFSHAFAEETVLWPVLRRISADGQDLTARVEQEHQEINELIARIEKSPEDPHRGAWIRQAFALIAQDIRDEEDELLPRMREALSDRRLRQIGAAWEAVRVSAPTHPHPAVSRRPPGNALSGLPLSAFDRLRDLAPATAPAVRRAALVAAGTGAAAAVTLLVRRAVRRTCI, encoded by the coding sequence ATGACCGTCTCGATCAGCGAGCAGGACACTGCCCGGCTAGGAGGAGCGGGCAGCATTCTGATGCGGCAGCGGCGAGAGCACGCCAGGCTCGACTCGATGATGCACCGCTACCTCGCCCGCGGTATGGCGCCTGACGGGCAGGACGAGCTGTGGCGGGAGATCGTGCAGCTGGTGTTCAGCCACGCGTTCGCCGAGGAGACCGTGCTGTGGCCCGTCCTGCGGCGTATCAGCGCCGACGGTCAGGACCTCACCGCGCGCGTCGAGCAGGAGCATCAAGAGATCAACGAGCTGATCGCCCGGATCGAGAAGTCCCCCGAGGACCCTCACCGCGGCGCGTGGATCCGGCAAGCGTTCGCCTTGATCGCGCAGGACATCCGTGACGAGGAGGACGAGCTGCTGCCGCGGATGCGTGAAGCTCTGAGCGATCGCCGGCTACGGCAGATCGGTGCTGCCTGGGAGGCGGTGCGCGTGAGCGCGCCCACGCATCCTCACCCCGCGGTGTCTCGGCGTCCGCCCGGCAACGCGCTGAGCGGCCTCCCGCTCAGCGCCTTCGACCGGTTGCGCGACCTTGCCCCTGCCACCGCTCCGGCCGTCCGCCGCGCTGCACTGGTCGCCGCGGGCACCGGCGCAGCGGCGGCCGTCACCCTCCTGGTGCGTCGCGCTGTCCGGCGTACGTGCATCTGA
- a CDS encoding GAF and ANTAR domain-containing protein: MSAQDAYDGNHITQWLLETDSLEDFLQVLADAALELSHVEGVGVTLEREGRPVTVVSAGPPAPKLDEKQYGQDDGPCLQSLRTDEEVTVRDMLDESRWGDYPAYAASCGIRSSLSLPIAAHTHTAGALNLYAGPPAAFEDADLTALRSLAAQATGGIALAQRIADTQEFADQLQTAMQSRSVIDQALGVVMGQNRCTAQEAFTILRSASQHRNIKLRDLCRELITGVTGRPPDPPDLRPRP, encoded by the coding sequence ATGAGTGCCCAGGACGCCTACGACGGCAACCACATCACTCAGTGGCTGCTGGAAACCGATTCGCTGGAGGACTTCCTCCAGGTGCTGGCAGATGCCGCCCTGGAGCTGTCGCACGTCGAAGGCGTCGGCGTCACCCTGGAGCGTGAGGGCCGGCCCGTCACCGTGGTCAGCGCAGGGCCCCCGGCACCGAAGCTGGACGAGAAGCAGTACGGTCAGGACGACGGTCCCTGTCTGCAGTCGCTGCGCACGGACGAGGAGGTCACCGTCCGCGACATGCTCGACGAGAGCAGGTGGGGCGACTACCCCGCCTACGCCGCCTCCTGCGGCATCCGGTCCTCCCTTTCGCTGCCGATCGCCGCCCACACCCACACCGCCGGCGCCCTCAACCTGTACGCCGGCCCGCCCGCCGCGTTCGAGGATGCCGACCTCACCGCCCTGCGTTCGCTGGCGGCCCAGGCCACCGGTGGCATCGCCCTGGCCCAGCGCATCGCCGACACGCAGGAATTCGCCGATCAACTGCAGACCGCCATGCAGTCCCGCAGCGTCATCGACCAGGCTCTCGGTGTGGTCATGGGCCAGAACCGGTGCACCGCCCAGGAAGCCTTCACGATCCTGCGCTCCGCCTCCCAGCACCGCAACATCAAACTCCGCGACCTGTGCAGGGAGTTGATCACCGGTGTCACCGGCCGGCCTCCCGACCCTCCTGATCTGCGCCCCCGCCCATGA
- a CDS encoding zinc-dependent alcohol dehydrogenase, whose product MNKLSVEQVPDPELRNDQDIVVRLIAGTTCGSDLHLIGGYIPAMRAGDVIGHEFVGEVVETGSAVRKHKVGDRVVVCSFVGCGRCWYCANDLWSLCDNTNTNPGVGQALFGYETAGIFGYSHAMGGLRGSHAEYVRVPFADYGAFKVPEGIDDTSALFVSDSVPTGWMGADLAGVKPGDVVAVWGCGAVGQMAARAAILKGAERVISIDRIPERLAMTERYVGAETLDYTSTDVAAELRERTGGRGPDVCIEAVGMEAHSDGPAHLYDQAKQQLRLQSDRPTAVRQAIHACRKAGTVFILGVFAGAVDKFPLGAVINKGLTVRGAQMHGQRYIPMLLERLAAGEIETAHLATHTLSLDQAPRAYDMFKQKTDGCVRAVIRPEPRGAA is encoded by the coding sequence GTGAACAAGCTGTCCGTCGAGCAGGTCCCCGACCCGGAGCTGCGCAACGACCAGGACATCGTCGTACGACTGATCGCGGGCACCACCTGCGGCTCCGACCTGCACCTCATCGGCGGCTACATCCCGGCGATGCGCGCCGGTGACGTGATCGGCCACGAGTTCGTCGGCGAGGTCGTGGAGACCGGCTCCGCCGTGCGCAAGCACAAGGTCGGTGACCGGGTCGTCGTGTGCTCGTTCGTCGGCTGCGGACGCTGCTGGTACTGCGCCAACGACCTGTGGTCCCTGTGCGACAACACGAACACCAACCCGGGCGTCGGACAGGCCCTCTTCGGCTACGAGACCGCCGGCATCTTCGGCTACTCCCACGCCATGGGCGGGCTGCGCGGCAGCCATGCCGAGTACGTCCGCGTGCCCTTCGCCGACTACGGCGCCTTCAAGGTGCCCGAGGGCATCGACGACACCAGCGCCCTGTTCGTCTCCGACTCCGTGCCCACCGGGTGGATGGGCGCCGACCTGGCCGGGGTGAAACCCGGTGACGTGGTCGCCGTCTGGGGCTGCGGCGCGGTGGGGCAGATGGCGGCCAGGGCGGCGATCCTCAAGGGTGCCGAGCGGGTGATCTCCATCGACCGCATCCCCGAGCGGCTGGCCATGACCGAGCGGTACGTCGGCGCGGAGACCCTCGACTACACGAGCACGGACGTCGCCGCGGAACTGCGCGAACGCACCGGCGGACGCGGCCCGGACGTGTGCATCGAGGCCGTCGGCATGGAGGCGCACAGCGACGGCCCCGCGCACCTGTACGACCAGGCCAAACAGCAGCTCCGCCTCCAGAGCGACCGGCCCACCGCCGTACGCCAGGCCATCCACGCCTGCCGTAAGGCCGGCACCGTCTTCATCCTCGGCGTCTTCGCCGGAGCCGTCGACAAGTTCCCGCTCGGCGCCGTGATCAACAAGGGGCTCACCGTCCGCGGCGCCCAGATGCACGGCCAGCGCTACATCCCGATGCTCCTGGAGCGGCTCGCCGCCGGCGAGATCGAGACGGCCCACCTGGCGACCCACACCCTCTCCCTCGACCAGGCGCCCAGGGCCTACGACATGTTCAAGCAGAAGACCGACGGCTGCGTCCGCGCCGTCATCCGCCCCGAGCCCCGAGGGGCCGCATGA
- a CDS encoding DUF6098 family protein, with protein MSTAMPTLTSLDDLVRLLGRRQGLYVRWSRGPEYDLVTGCSSDELTGVRLPGLSASPLDVEDWWGTRSVRVWVARRLYDYCHLPRVRDPGTRPWVLHGAEQARGPDNEPLVTNVEPLGWIAGEVITKARRIITEQPGAWGPLDRSRAS; from the coding sequence ATGAGCACCGCTATGCCGACCCTCACCAGCCTCGACGACCTGGTCCGCCTCCTCGGTCGCCGCCAGGGCCTGTATGTCCGCTGGTCCCGCGGACCGGAATATGACCTGGTGACCGGCTGCAGCTCGGATGAGCTGACCGGCGTCAGGCTGCCGGGTCTTTCGGCCAGCCCGCTGGATGTCGAGGACTGGTGGGGGACACGGTCCGTGCGCGTCTGGGTGGCTCGACGGCTGTACGACTACTGCCACCTGCCTCGCGTCAGGGACCCCGGTACCCGGCCGTGGGTCCTGCACGGCGCCGAGCAGGCCCGCGGGCCGGACAACGAACCGCTGGTGACAAACGTCGAACCCCTCGGCTGGATCGCCGGTGAGGTCATCACCAAGGCCAGGCGGATCATCACCGAGCAGCCGGGGGCGTGGGGCCCGCTGGACCGCAGCAGGGCCTCCTGA
- a CDS encoding GAF domain-containing SpoIIE family protein phosphatase: MTHGNSEDGGDLASLDEALGATVRRTGALAGGVYLLAAQEPVLGLAAVCGMPMTTVAPWRRVAVSAAGPLSEAVREDHLVWVGRQEDMARLYPNAAAGMPYQFAAAFVPLHGVRRYGVMALVWSKSHPPSLTPRERGHIQSSARRLTQVLDRAPASWALPDQPRTVPLRRPDIAPAQAQLAAVDLVQRLPVGALSLDLEGRVTYLNDAAAQLLGRRPDRLLGNLPWQAVPWLDDPVHEEHYRAAVFSREPVAFTALRPPDRWLDFRLYPDESGISVLVSPNHDRHPADAPAPPRISSPLTTPKSGTGRIHQLIHLSAALSQTVTVTDVINVVADQILPAFGAQGLVVSAADAGRLKITGHRGYDPRTIARLDGLPLDTDITPAGPVLRNGVPAFFADPEEMARAYPRASTVSDKQAWAFLPLVVSDRRVGCCILSYDHPHPFSAGDRAVLVSLGGLIAQAMDRALLYDAKHDLAHGLQQALLPTTLPRVPGLAVAARYLPSAHGMDIGGDFYDLIRLSDTAAAAVIGDVQGHNINAAALMGQVRTAVHATAGAGPGEVLARTDRVLADLETDLFVSCLYVHIDLAGRRLHLASAGHPPPLLRVPAPAPQTHVLEVEPGPLLGIDANPGTHYPVTSSPLPAGSLLALYTDGLVETPDTDITDSITALARHLTSAGDQPISELADNVVHYAVPRHTYTDDIALLLLRSL; encoded by the coding sequence AGGCGGTGCGGGAGGACCACCTGGTCTGGGTGGGCCGCCAGGAGGACATGGCCCGCCTGTATCCGAACGCCGCGGCCGGGATGCCCTACCAGTTCGCGGCGGCTTTCGTTCCCCTGCACGGCGTCCGCCGCTACGGCGTGATGGCACTGGTGTGGTCCAAGAGCCACCCGCCGTCCCTGACCCCGCGCGAACGCGGGCACATCCAGTCCAGCGCACGGCGCCTGACCCAGGTGCTGGACCGGGCGCCCGCCTCGTGGGCCCTTCCGGACCAGCCGCGCACCGTACCGCTGCGGCGGCCCGACATCGCTCCGGCGCAGGCCCAGCTCGCCGCCGTCGACCTGGTCCAGCGGCTTCCCGTCGGCGCCCTCAGCCTCGACCTCGAGGGACGCGTCACCTACCTCAACGACGCGGCAGCCCAGCTGCTGGGCCGCCGGCCCGACCGGCTCCTGGGCAACCTGCCCTGGCAGGCCGTGCCCTGGCTCGACGACCCGGTCCACGAAGAGCACTACCGCGCAGCGGTCTTCAGCCGCGAGCCCGTCGCCTTCACCGCACTGCGCCCGCCCGACAGGTGGCTCGACTTCCGGCTGTACCCGGACGAGAGCGGTATCAGCGTCCTGGTCTCCCCCAACCACGACCGGCACCCCGCGGACGCACCGGCACCGCCCCGTATCAGCTCCCCTCTCACCACTCCCAAGAGCGGCACCGGGCGCATTCACCAGCTGATCCACCTGTCGGCCGCGCTGAGCCAGACCGTCACCGTGACCGACGTGATCAACGTCGTGGCCGACCAGATCCTGCCCGCGTTCGGCGCCCAGGGACTGGTCGTCTCCGCCGCCGACGCCGGACGTCTGAAGATCACAGGCCACCGGGGCTACGACCCGCGCACCATCGCCCGCCTCGACGGCCTGCCGCTGGACACCGACATCACTCCCGCCGGCCCCGTTCTCCGCAACGGCGTCCCAGCCTTCTTCGCCGACCCCGAGGAGATGGCCCGCGCCTACCCGAGGGCCTCCACGGTGAGCGACAAGCAGGCCTGGGCCTTCCTCCCGCTCGTGGTCTCCGACCGCCGCGTCGGCTGCTGCATCCTGTCCTACGACCACCCGCACCCTTTCAGTGCCGGCGACCGCGCGGTGCTCGTCTCACTGGGCGGTCTCATCGCCCAGGCCATGGACCGCGCCCTGCTCTACGACGCCAAGCACGACCTGGCCCACGGCCTGCAGCAGGCCCTTCTGCCGACGACCCTGCCGCGCGTCCCCGGTCTCGCCGTCGCCGCCCGGTACCTGCCGTCCGCCCACGGCATGGACATCGGCGGTGACTTCTACGACCTGATCCGTCTCAGTGACACCGCCGCCGCCGCCGTCATCGGCGACGTACAAGGGCACAACATCAACGCCGCCGCCCTCATGGGGCAGGTCCGCACCGCCGTCCACGCCACCGCCGGCGCAGGCCCCGGGGAGGTCCTGGCCCGCACCGACCGGGTCCTGGCGGATCTGGAGACGGATCTGTTCGTGTCCTGCCTCTACGTCCACATCGACCTCGCCGGCCGGCGCCTCCACCTCGCCAGCGCGGGGCACCCTCCCCCGCTGCTGCGCGTACCGGCGCCCGCACCGCAGACCCACGTCCTCGAAGTGGAGCCCGGCCCGCTGCTCGGCATCGACGCGAACCCGGGCACCCACTATCCGGTCACCAGCTCACCCCTGCCGGCCGGATCACTGCTGGCCCTCTACACCGACGGCCTCGTGGAGACGCCCGACACCGACATCACCGATTCCATCACCGCCCTGGCCCGCCATCTCACCAGCGCGGGCGACCAGCCGATCAGCGAGCTCGCCGACAACGTGGTGCACTACGCCGTGCCGCGGCACACGTACACCGATGACATCGCCCTGCTCCTGCTGCGCAGCCTCTGA